The nucleotide sequence TTTGGTAAAGGTGCCTTCGAGCCAGCCGGTCACGGCGGTCCACTGGCCGTCTGCGGTACCGAAGCGGACCGGGTGCTCCTTGATCCGGTTGTCGGGCGCAAAGGTGAACATGTACTTCAGGTCTTCGATGTGCTTCTCAATGCCTTTGGTCACATGGCCGTCGGGCCAGTGGACGATGACATCCTTGGTATGGCTCTTGTGCAGATCCTGCCACTCCTGGCCGGTGTAGACGCGGAAATCCAGGTCATCAAAATTCGCAAGGTTCTGGGAAAGGACCGGCGGTACGCCTTTCATCTTCGGTGCGGGCTCACCTGCCACGGTCCCGGGCCACATCGCTTTTTCTGCGGCAGCGGCAGTGCCTATGAGAATGGCCCCAAAGGCAGCAGGAACGATCCAACGCTGCATCGAGGCCAATGTTCTTGTCCATTTGGTAAGGGTTTCTGTGTTCATGGGTCTCTCCTCATGATGGTTACATAGTAATCAGGCCGTGCCGTTCACAGCCACGCTTAGTCTCTTAGTTATCCATCATATTTGGTTTGAACTTTTGTCTGTATTTCCGTTGAGTATTAATTAAAAAAAGTTATGTAATGAAGTGTGGGTATCGCAGTCGGGATGCATTGATGATTGAAGGGTGTGTGCCGCAGGGGCACACGGCATGAGGCCTACGGTTCGTAGACGGAGACGGCTTTGCGCTCTTTGAAGCCGAAGTGGCGTTCAAGGTCGGCGTTGTGCAGCAGGACCGGCACGACGAGCAGCGACGCGGCGACGGCGGCGATGGTGCCGAAGATGAGCGCGACACCGAGCCCGCCGAAGACGGCGTCGCTGGCGAGCAGGGTCGAGGCGAGGATGATCGCCGTCGCGGTCAGGAAGATCGGCTTGGCACGGGTGGCGGCGGCGTAGGCGAGCGCTTCCGTCTTGTGCATCCCTTTCTCGTGCATCAGCGACTTGGTAAAGTCGATGAGCAGCAGCGAGTTGCGCGAACTGATCCCGATCAGGGCGATGAAGCCGATCAGCGACGTCGCGGTCAGGAAGAAGGTGTCGGCGCTGAAGAGGTCCATGATCCAGTGGCCCACGATGACCCCAATGATGGAGAGGAAGCTTCCCAGCAGGACGATGCCGCTGAGCGTAAAGCTCTTGTAGTAGACGACCATCAGCAGGAAAATGAGCACGAGCGCAGCGATGAAGGCCCCGCCCAGGTCCCGGAAGGTGTCGAGGGTGACTTCCATCTCGCCGTCCCAGTGCAGCTCGTAATGGCTCCCCGTCTTTTTGTCCGTGAGGGAGAGGTCGAAGAGGCCCGTCTTCTCGATGTCATACTGCTCCGAGAGGGTGTCGAGGATCGTATGGCGTGCGTCCATCAGCGGGTAGACCTGGGAGACCATGTCCGTTTCGGCGACGACGTTGACCATCTGGTGCAGGTCCTTGCTCATGATCATAGGGTTTGCCTGCGTCGGGATGATGTCGACGACCTCGGTCAGCGGCACGAGC is from Sulfurimonas sp. HSL-1656 and encodes:
- a CDS encoding ester cyclase encodes the protein MNTETLTKWTRTLASMQRWIVPAAFGAILIGTAAAAEKAMWPGTVAGEPAPKMKGVPPVLSQNLANFDDLDFRVYTGQEWQDLHKSHTKDVIVHWPDGHVTKGIEKHIEDLKYMFTFAPDNRIKEHPVRFGTADGQWTAVTGWLEGTFTKPMVLADGTVIQPTGKAYRIPMATIGHWNRDGIMFEEFLFWDNGAFMQQIGLAP